The following proteins are co-located in the Desulfoscipio sp. XC116 genome:
- a CDS encoding DUF445 family protein, which produces MNWQQMVLSVLAGAVIGYITNWIAIRMLFRPLYEKRLLGLRVPFTPGVIPRGKGRLAGAIGEAVGGMLLTEEKVVRHLLQPEVEEQMRCYLADGVTKTRERGIGVGEALGDPGGESQFFLKLTELFSGLAVKLVRGDASRRVAGQLAREVADYLLDRTVADTIDALNAAGSGDALLDAPEQLPAVLLQQPAVQQELQRRLSAAIENFLNSSRTVGYYLPGAVQEGMHQFVEDQAPRIIAAIEQYVNSPGARQAIKGRIEEFFESTTIKRFVNGLFQLMGNGSDMLVQRLAVEITRFFADEKNRAEIVNRLHLLVDETLEKSISDIVAGLDDAGKREKAAEIAARAVDKLRDPAVAAALTGAAGELIDGNRGRTWRELLDRANPDWPAQLAVFGERLVKNLWERDALAQGVDALVRREIAAVWQLPLSRVLDLLPDGFITDSDETVTRLYRYLVRKQAPGLLRFIDIRGMVRQRVEELDELQVEEMLLGIMRRELVAITWLGGLLGAVLGVVTVAMQYIMK; this is translated from the coding sequence ATGAACTGGCAGCAAATGGTTTTGTCGGTGCTGGCGGGGGCCGTTATCGGTTATATCACCAACTGGATTGCCATTCGCATGTTATTTCGGCCTCTGTACGAAAAAAGGTTGTTGGGCTTGCGAGTACCCTTTACCCCGGGGGTAATTCCCCGCGGGAAAGGGCGCCTGGCCGGTGCCATCGGCGAGGCGGTGGGCGGTATGCTGCTCACTGAGGAAAAGGTGGTGCGGCATTTGCTGCAGCCGGAAGTAGAAGAGCAAATGCGGTGCTATCTGGCCGATGGCGTGACTAAAACACGGGAACGTGGGATTGGTGTTGGCGAAGCGTTGGGCGACCCCGGGGGAGAGTCGCAGTTTTTCCTGAAGTTAACTGAACTGTTTTCCGGCCTGGCGGTAAAGCTGGTCCGGGGTGACGCATCCCGCCGGGTGGCGGGCCAACTGGCGCGGGAAGTTGCGGATTATCTGCTTGATCGGACTGTCGCAGATACGATTGACGCGTTAAATGCGGCCGGCTCAGGTGATGCGTTGTTGGATGCTCCGGAGCAGCTGCCTGCGGTATTATTGCAGCAGCCGGCCGTGCAGCAGGAACTGCAGCGCCGTTTGTCCGCGGCAATCGAAAACTTTCTCAATAGCTCTCGGACGGTTGGTTATTACTTACCCGGTGCCGTGCAAGAGGGTATGCACCAGTTTGTTGAAGACCAGGCCCCCCGCATTATCGCGGCGATTGAGCAGTATGTCAATTCCCCGGGGGCCCGGCAAGCCATAAAAGGCCGCATCGAGGAATTTTTTGAAAGCACGACCATCAAGCGGTTTGTCAATGGGCTGTTTCAGCTTATGGGCAATGGCAGCGATATGCTGGTGCAGCGGCTGGCTGTGGAAATAACCCGGTTTTTCGCCGATGAAAAGAACCGGGCGGAAATTGTCAATCGCTTGCATTTGCTGGTGGATGAAACGCTGGAAAAAAGTATTAGTGATATTGTCGCCGGTTTGGATGACGCCGGTAAACGGGAAAAGGCCGCCGAGATAGCCGCCCGGGCTGTGGACAAGCTGCGCGATCCGGCTGTAGCCGCTGCCTTGACCGGTGCCGCCGGGGAATTGATTGACGGAAACCGCGGCCGGACCTGGCGGGAGCTGCTTGACCGGGCTAATCCCGACTGGCCTGCGCAGCTGGCGGTTTTTGGCGAGCGTTTGGTGAAAAATTTATGGGAACGGGATGCGCTGGCGCAGGGTGTGGATGCGCTGGTGCGGCGGGAAATAGCAGCGGTTTGGCAACTGCCGCTGAGTCGTGTGCTGGACCTGCTGCCCGACGGTTTTATAACCGATTCCGATGAAACGGTCACCAGGCTGTACCGCTATCTGGTGCGGAAACAGGCACCGGGGCTGCTGCGGTTTATTGATATCAGGGGCATGGTGCGGCAGCGGGTGGAGGAGCTTGATGAACTGCAGGTGGAGGAAATGCTGCTCGGTATCATGCGCCGGGAACTGGTGGCTATTACCTGGCTGGGGGGGCTGCTGGGGGCTGTGCTGGGCGTGGTTACTGTTGCCATGCAATATATAATGAAATAA
- the ilvD gene encoding dihydroxy-acid dehydratase: protein MRSDAMKKGLEKAPHRSLFKALGMTEQELERPIIGVVNSFNEIVPGHLHLREITEAVKAGIRMNGGTPMEFPAIAVCDGIAMNHEGMKYSLASREIIADSVEVMSMAHPFDGLVLVTACDKVVPGMLMAAARINIPAIVVSGGPMLAGRHAGRDVSLSNIFEAVGAVRAGKMTEAELAEIEESVCPGCGSCAGMFTANSMNCLTEALGMALPGNGSLPAISAARRRLAKLSGMRVVDLVRENLCPSDIMTAKAFANGLALDMALGCSTNTVLHLPAIAHEAGVEINLDIINQVSGKTPNLCKLSPMGPYFMQDLDEAGGVSAVLCELIAHGLADGSAATVTGKTLGENVSGAAIKRGEVIRGAADPYSPSGGIAVLYGSLAPGGAVVKKAGVAPEMLKHRGPARVFNSEDEACRALIDRQIQKGDVIVIRYEGPKGGPGMREMLTPTATVAGLGMDKDVALITDGRFSGATRGASIGHVTPEAAEGGPIAALKDGDLIEINIPECKLDVLLSDEELAARLGRWVKPEPKVRKGYLARYAQLVTSAGTGAVLKKL, encoded by the coding sequence TTGCGCAGCGATGCTATGAAAAAGGGGCTGGAAAAAGCCCCCCACCGTTCTTTGTTCAAAGCGCTGGGTATGACCGAGCAGGAACTGGAGCGGCCCATTATTGGCGTAGTCAATTCATTTAACGAAATAGTGCCCGGACATCTGCACCTGCGCGAAATCACCGAGGCGGTCAAGGCCGGTATCCGCATGAACGGCGGCACCCCCATGGAGTTTCCCGCCATAGCGGTGTGCGACGGTATTGCCATGAACCATGAGGGCATGAAATATTCCCTGGCTAGCCGGGAAATTATTGCCGACTCGGTGGAAGTAATGAGCATGGCTCATCCCTTCGACGGCCTGGTGCTGGTTACGGCTTGCGACAAGGTGGTGCCCGGCATGCTGATGGCCGCGGCCCGGATTAATATACCCGCCATTGTAGTCAGCGGCGGGCCAATGCTGGCCGGTCGTCATGCAGGCCGGGATGTGTCCCTCAGCAACATATTCGAGGCTGTGGGTGCGGTGCGGGCCGGTAAAATGACCGAGGCCGAACTGGCTGAAATTGAAGAATCGGTGTGCCCGGGATGTGGTTCTTGTGCCGGTATGTTTACCGCCAATTCCATGAACTGTCTCACCGAGGCCCTGGGCATGGCCTTGCCCGGCAATGGGTCGCTGCCCGCGATTTCCGCGGCGCGCCGGCGCCTGGCTAAATTGAGCGGTATGCGGGTGGTCGATTTAGTGCGGGAAAATCTGTGTCCTTCGGATATTATGACCGCTAAGGCATTCGCCAACGGTTTGGCCCTGGATATGGCCCTGGGCTGCTCCACTAATACGGTGCTGCATTTGCCCGCCATTGCCCACGAGGCCGGGGTGGAAATAAACCTGGATATTATAAATCAGGTCAGCGGGAAAACCCCCAACCTGTGCAAACTCAGCCCCATGGGGCCGTACTTTATGCAAGATTTGGATGAGGCCGGGGGGGTATCCGCCGTGCTCTGTGAACTGATAGCCCACGGGCTGGCTGACGGCAGTGCGGCAACCGTTACCGGTAAGACGCTGGGCGAAAATGTGTCCGGCGCGGCGATAAAACGCGGTGAGGTTATCCGCGGCGCAGCCGACCCGTACAGTCCCAGCGGCGGTATTGCCGTGCTGTACGGCAGCCTGGCCCCCGGCGGAGCGGTGGTGAAAAAGGCCGGGGTAGCCCCGGAAATGCTCAAACACCGCGGGCCGGCACGGGTGTTTAATTCCGAGGATGAGGCCTGCCGGGCCCTTATAGATAGGCAAATCCAAAAGGGCGACGTTATTGTTATCAGATACGAAGGGCCCAAGGGCGGTCCGGGTATGCGGGAAATGCTTACCCCCACTGCTACGGTTGCCGGATTGGGAATGGATAAGGATGTGGCATTGATTACCGACGGGCGGTTTTCCGGAGCCACCCGGGGGGCTTCTATCGGACACGTTACTCCCGAAGCCGCCGAGGGCGGTCCCATTGCTGCGCTTAAAGACGGCGATCTAATTGAGATTAATATACCCGAGTGTAAGCTGGATGTGCTTTTAAGCGATGAAGAGCTGGCCGCCCGGCTGGGCCGGTGGGTGAAGCCCGAGCCCAAAGTGCGCAAAGGCTACCTGGCCCGGTATGCCCAACTGGTCACTTCGGCGGGTACCGGGGCTGTTTTGAAAAAACTATAG
- the ilvC gene encoding ketol-acid reductoisomerase: protein MVKVYYDQDADLAVLKGKKIAIMGYGSQGHAQAQNLKDSGLDVVVGLRKDSASWPKVEADGLTVTTVAEAANQAEVIQILLPDETQARVYAEEIAPYLTEGKALMFSHGFNIHFGQIQPPKNVDVFMVAPKSPGHMVRRMYVDGQGVPGLMAVHQDYTGRARETAMAYAKGIGCTRAGVFETSFAEETETDLFGEQCVLCGGVSELIKAGFETLVEAGYAPEMAYFECLHEMKLIVDLINEGGLGWMRHSISNTAEYGDYMVGPRIINEETREEMRAVLAEIQNGVFAKEWMLENQANRPVFNAIRKQEKEHLIEEVGAELRDMMPWLKKK, encoded by the coding sequence ATGGTTAAGGTTTATTACGATCAAGATGCAGACTTAGCGGTGCTCAAAGGTAAAAAGATTGCTATCATGGGTTACGGCAGCCAAGGGCATGCCCAGGCTCAGAACTTAAAGGACAGCGGTTTGGATGTAGTGGTGGGTTTGCGCAAGGACAGCGCCAGCTGGCCCAAAGTCGAAGCGGACGGCCTGACTGTAACCACGGTGGCCGAGGCCGCCAATCAAGCTGAAGTGATTCAAATATTGCTGCCCGACGAAACCCAGGCCCGGGTTTACGCCGAGGAAATCGCGCCTTATCTCACCGAAGGCAAGGCATTAATGTTCAGCCACGGCTTTAATATTCACTTCGGGCAAATTCAGCCGCCTAAAAATGTGGATGTGTTTATGGTGGCTCCCAAGAGTCCCGGTCACATGGTGCGCCGGATGTACGTGGATGGCCAGGGAGTGCCGGGGCTGATGGCCGTGCACCAGGACTACACGGGCCGGGCCCGGGAAACCGCCATGGCGTATGCCAAGGGCATTGGCTGTACCCGGGCGGGGGTATTTGAAACTTCCTTCGCCGAGGAAACTGAAACCGACCTGTTCGGTGAGCAGTGCGTGCTGTGCGGCGGTGTCAGCGAGCTGATCAAAGCCGGGTTTGAGACCCTGGTGGAAGCGGGCTACGCCCCGGAGATGGCTTATTTTGAGTGCCTGCATGAAATGAAATTGATCGTGGACCTGATTAACGAGGGCGGCCTCGGCTGGATGCGCCACTCCATCAGCAATACCGCGGAATACGGCGATTATATGGTGGGACCCCGTATCATTAATGAAGAGACCCGGGAAGAAATGCGGGCCGTGCTGGCGGAGATTCAAAACGGAGTGTTTGCCAAAGAGTGGATGCTGGAAAACCAGGCCAACCGCCCGGTATTCAACGCGATTCGCAAGCAGGAGAAAGAG
- the ilvN gene encoding acetolactate synthase small subunit — translation MRHTLAVLVENSPGVLARVAGLFSRRGYNIDSLAVGRTESPDVSRMTIVVDGDERVLEQVTKQLHKLVDVIKINDITVDEYVDRELVLIKVNADSAQRGEVMQIADVFRARIVDLGRKTLTLECTGNDGKINAFEESLRPYGIKELVRTGKIAMLRGSKYTGYQDNGTKEEI, via the coding sequence CTGAGGCATACTCTGGCGGTGCTGGTGGAAAACAGCCCGGGCGTGCTGGCCCGGGTGGCCGGCCTGTTCAGCCGGCGCGGATACAATATCGACAGCCTGGCGGTGGGGCGCACCGAAAGTCCCGACGTGTCCCGGATGACCATCGTTGTTGACGGTGACGAAAGGGTTTTGGAGCAGGTCACCAAACAGCTGCACAAGCTGGTGGATGTGATTAAAATAAATGATATTACCGTTGATGAATATGTTGACCGGGAACTGGTGTTAATAAAGGTAAACGCGGACTCCGCCCAGCGGGGCGAGGTGATGCAGATTGCCGATGTGTTCCGGGCCCGTATCGTGGATCTGGGCCGCAAGACACTAACACTGGAGTGTACGGGTAACGACGGTAAAATAAATGCTTTTGAAGAATCCCTGCGCCCGTACGGCATCAAGGAACTGGTACGCACAGGCAAAATTGCCATGCTTAGAGGTTCAAAATATACAGGATACCAGGATAACGGTACCAAGGAGGAGATTTAA
- the argH gene encoding argininosuccinate lyase: protein MAKLWSGRFQKETDRLVDDFHSSISFDSRLYKYDITGSIAHAKMLAQAGIISHGDADAIVGGLSDILADIEAGRVAFSVAAEDIHMNVEQLLIESIGDVGKKLHTARSRNDQVALDVRMYLRDELDTVRRLLAELVAVLLDMAEKHLDTVMPGYTHLQRAQPVTLAHHLLAYCQMFGRDMDRLADCRRRVNVLPLGAGALAGTTFPLDREYVARELGFDAVTENSLDAVSDRDFAVEFAAAASLIMVHLSRFCEEIILWSSAEFGFIELDDAYSTGSSMMPQKKNPDVAELIRGKSGRVFGDLTALLTMLKGLPLAYNKDMQEDKEALFDTVDTVRKCLLIFRPLVATMRVKKEDMSRAARGGFTNATDLADYLVQCDVPFREAHAIVGRAVAYCLEHKKSLDELSLEELRGFSPSINGDVYAAIDVAHCVAARSVMGGPAPGAVRKAIRAARERLQVVVPK from the coding sequence ATGGCCAAGCTATGGAGCGGGCGGTTTCAAAAGGAGACGGACCGGCTGGTGGACGACTTTCATTCTTCCATTTCCTTTGATAGCCGTCTTTATAAATATGATATTACCGGCAGCATTGCTCATGCTAAAATGCTGGCGCAGGCGGGCATTATCAGTCACGGGGATGCCGATGCCATTGTCGGTGGCCTGTCGGACATACTGGCCGATATCGAAGCGGGCCGGGTGGCGTTTTCCGTGGCCGCCGAGGACATTCATATGAATGTGGAGCAATTATTAATAGAAAGCATTGGTGATGTGGGCAAAAAACTGCATACTGCCCGCAGCCGCAATGACCAGGTGGCGCTTGACGTGCGCATGTATCTGCGTGATGAGCTGGACACGGTAAGGCGACTGCTGGCCGAGCTTGTGGCTGTACTGCTGGATATGGCGGAAAAACACCTGGATACCGTAATGCCCGGCTATACGCACCTGCAAAGGGCCCAGCCGGTTACTCTTGCCCATCACCTGCTCGCTTACTGCCAGATGTTCGGGCGGGATATGGACCGTTTGGCGGATTGCCGCCGGCGGGTAAATGTACTGCCTTTGGGGGCCGGGGCGCTGGCCGGTACCACCTTTCCCCTGGACCGGGAGTATGTGGCCCGGGAGCTGGGCTTTGACGCTGTTACGGAGAACAGTCTGGATGCGGTGAGCGACCGGGATTTTGCCGTGGAATTTGCCGCCGCCGCATCCCTTATCATGGTGCACTTGAGCCGCTTTTGCGAGGAAATAATTCTCTGGTCCTCGGCGGAATTTGGCTTTATCGAGCTGGATGATGCCTATAGCACGGGGAGCAGTATGATGCCCCAGAAAAAGAACCCGGATGTGGCGGAGCTGATTCGCGGTAAGAGCGGCCGGGTATTTGGGGATTTGACCGCTCTTTTAACTATGCTGAAGGGGCTTCCGCTGGCCTATAACAAGGATATGCAGGAGGATAAGGAAGCTCTGTTTGACACGGTGGATACCGTGCGGAAGTGTTTGTTGATTTTCCGGCCCCTGGTGGCTACCATGCGAGTTAAAAAGGAAGACATGTCCCGTGCGGCCCGGGGTGGGTTTACCAATGCCACCGATCTGGCCGATTATCTGGTCCAGTGTGATGTGCCTTTCCGGGAGGCCCATGCCATTGTGGGGCGGGCGGTAGCTTACTGCCTGGAACATAAAAAATCTTTGGACGAGTTGAGCCTGGAGGAATTGCGCGGCTTTTCCCCATCCATTAACGGGGATGTCTATGCGGCCATTGATGTGGCTCATTGCGTTGCGGCCCGCAGTGTTATGGGCGGCCCCGCTCCCGGGGCGGTGCGGAAAGCTATTCGGGCGGCCCGGGAGCGGCTTCAAGTTGTTGTGCCGAAGTGA
- the ilvB gene encoding biosynthetic-type acetolactate synthase large subunit, with protein MQKTGAQILVESLLAEGVDTIFGYPGGVVLPIYDVLYDADIRHILTRHEQGAAHAADGYARASGKPGVCLATSGPGATNLVTGIANAYMDSVPMVAITGQVPTSLLGKDSFQEADITGITLPITKHNFIVKDVNDVARTVREAFYIATSGRPGPVLIDMPKDVSVGVAEYTDPGPVQLPGYKTNNEPDTEQVARAVRAIEESERPVIYAGGGVVSGGAHGELLELAEMLLMPVATTLMGLGGFPGNHPLSVGMLGMHGSKYANYAINECDLLIGVGVRFDDRVTSKLEEFAPGAVIMHIDIDPAEIGKNVGVDIPLVGDVRLTLRKIIERLRPRLASQWRDKIGVWKKEHPFEFVENGRIKPQEVIQEIFNVTKGNARITTEVGQHQMWAAQYYTFTRPRTFISSGGLGTMGFGFPAAIGVQVACPDETVIDIAGDGSIQMNIQELATAVHYNLPVKIAIMNNGFLGMVRQWQELFYNRRYSYTELDNPDFVKLAEAYGAVGIRVSKKSEVRPALEEAMASAKPVVLDFPIEREENVYPMVPPGEPIHKMLG; from the coding sequence ATGCAAAAAACCGGGGCACAAATCCTGGTGGAAAGTCTCCTGGCCGAGGGGGTGGATACTATTTTCGGCTACCCGGGAGGGGTGGTGCTGCCGATTTACGATGTGCTGTATGATGCCGATATCCGGCATATATTGACCCGGCACGAGCAGGGCGCTGCCCATGCCGCCGATGGCTATGCCAGGGCCTCCGGTAAACCCGGAGTTTGTCTGGCCACGTCGGGGCCCGGGGCGACCAATTTAGTTACCGGCATTGCCAACGCTTATATGGATTCAGTTCCCATGGTGGCTATTACCGGGCAGGTGCCGACCTCTTTGTTGGGCAAGGACTCTTTTCAAGAGGCCGATATTACCGGCATAACATTGCCCATTACCAAACATAATTTTATAGTTAAAGACGTCAATGACGTTGCCAGGACGGTGCGGGAGGCTTTTTATATCGCCACCAGCGGCCGGCCCGGCCCGGTGCTTATCGATATGCCCAAGGATGTGTCCGTGGGCGTGGCGGAGTACACGGACCCGGGGCCGGTGCAGCTGCCGGGATATAAAACAAATAACGAGCCGGATACCGAGCAAGTGGCCAGGGCCGTCAGGGCGATTGAAGAATCCGAGCGGCCCGTTATTTATGCCGGTGGCGGAGTAGTGAGCGGCGGAGCGCACGGAGAGCTGTTGGAGCTGGCTGAAATGCTGCTGATGCCGGTGGCTACCACACTCATGGGCCTGGGTGGTTTTCCCGGCAATCATCCGCTGTCGGTGGGCATGCTGGGCATGCACGGCAGTAAATACGCCAATTACGCCATCAACGAATGCGATTTGCTGATTGGCGTGGGAGTGCGTTTCGATGACCGGGTGACCAGTAAGCTTGAGGAATTCGCCCCCGGTGCCGTCATCATGCATATTGACATAGACCCGGCGGAAATAGGGAAAAATGTAGGGGTGGATATTCCCCTGGTGGGTGATGTCCGGCTTACCCTGCGCAAAATAATTGAGCGTCTCAGGCCCAGGCTGGCCAGTCAATGGCGGGATAAAATCGGGGTCTGGAAAAAGGAGCACCCCTTTGAATTTGTGGAAAACGGGCGCATTAAGCCCCAGGAGGTTATCCAGGAGATTTTCAACGTAACTAAAGGCAATGCCCGGATTACCACCGAAGTGGGGCAGCACCAAATGTGGGCCGCCCAGTATTACACCTTCACCCGGCCCCGGACTTTCATATCATCCGGCGGACTGGGCACCATGGGGTTCGGTTTCCCCGCGGCCATCGGCGTGCAGGTGGCCTGTCCGGATGAGACGGTTATTGATATTGCCGGGGACGGCAGCATTCAGATGAATATCCAGGAGCTGGCCACGGCGGTGCATTATAATTTGCCCGTGAAAATAGCCATTATGAACAACGGTTTTCTGGGTATGGTCCGGCAGTGGCAGGAGCTGTTCTATAACCGCCGTTATTCCTACACCGAGCTGGATAACCCGGACTTTGTCAAGCTGGCCGAGGCCTATGGCGCCGTGGGCATACGGGTGAGCAAGAAATCAGAAGTACGGCCCGCCCTGGAGGAAGCCATGGCGTCGGCCAAACCGGTGGTGCTTGATTTTCCCATTGAGCGGGAGGAAAATGTATACCCCATGGTTCCCCCCGGCGAGCCCATCCATAAAATGCTGGGATAG
- the ilvE gene encoding branched-chain-amino-acid transaminase yields MGLIIYLDGKYVPEEEAVVSVFDHGLLYGDGVFEGIRAYHNRVFKLPEHLERLYESARTLTLAIPVSIEEMQEVVLETLRRNNLRDAYIRLVVTRGKGDLGLDPRKCSRATVFCIAASIQLYPEELYEQGLEMVTVATRRNLAEACNPRVKSLNYLNNIYAKIEAALAGVPEAIMLNQEGYVAEATGDNLFLVKKGKLITPPIYVGLLEGVTRNAVIDLARQKGIVVEEKVFTRHDVYNADECFLTGTAAELIPCVRVDGRTIGSGKPGEVFRSLLKDFRALTKLDGPVIFE; encoded by the coding sequence ATGGGCCTTATAATTTATTTGGATGGTAAATATGTACCTGAGGAAGAAGCGGTTGTATCGGTATTTGACCATGGTTTACTATACGGTGATGGTGTGTTCGAGGGCATTCGGGCTTATCACAACCGGGTTTTTAAACTGCCCGAACATCTGGAAAGATTGTATGAATCAGCCCGCACCCTGACACTGGCCATTCCCGTCAGCATCGAGGAAATGCAGGAAGTCGTGCTGGAAACCCTGCGCCGTAATAATTTGCGGGATGCTTATATCCGTTTGGTGGTAACCAGGGGTAAAGGTGATCTGGGTTTGGACCCCCGCAAATGCTCGCGGGCCACTGTATTCTGTATTGCGGCTTCCATTCAGCTTTATCCGGAGGAATTGTATGAGCAGGGTTTGGAAATGGTCACTGTGGCCACCCGGCGCAACCTGGCGGAGGCCTGTAATCCCAGGGTTAAATCTCTCAACTACCTGAACAACATTTACGCTAAAATTGAAGCTGCTTTAGCCGGTGTGCCCGAGGCTATTATGCTCAATCAAGAAGGTTATGTAGCCGAGGCTACCGGAGATAACCTTTTCCTGGTTAAAAAAGGCAAGCTTATTACTCCGCCTATCTATGTGGGGCTGTTGGAGGGTGTTACCCGCAATGCCGTAATAGATTTAGCCCGGCAAAAAGGCATTGTCGTGGAGGAAAAAGTATTTACCCGGCATGATGTGTATAATGCCGATGAATGCTTCCTTACCGGTACGGCGGCTGAATTAATCCCCTGCGTGCGGGTGGATGGCCGCACTATCGGCAGCGGCAAACCCGGCGAAGTATTTCGGAGCTTGCTTAAAGACTTCCGGGCACTGACCAAGCTGGACGGACCGGTTATATTTGAGTAA